The following are encoded together in the Diabrotica undecimpunctata isolate CICGRU chromosome 7, icDiaUnde3, whole genome shotgun sequence genome:
- the LOC140446190 gene encoding uncharacterized protein: MDNVDVEFLISLVEARPSLWDKTNNNYKDKHLKAAAWREICCLLFENFEELEQIEQQNIGRLLIKRWTHIRDAWTKSLKKQKNKTASGSAKKPRLYLYHEKMSFLMKVIDMTDVNENTDSIIDDIRCGPQLPISDDNNSIIDDIKDEPDLPISEDNDSILDDIDYASLIDDIKNEPDDIDIDANNQESEIESTTPTRNKKRKLNEFNGKTTKLMEQNMAPYYIVPQKQEESRHMQKMASSNIVPRKEEESRHLTFFRSILPSVLPFDDDETLELQCGVIQLIQKIKEKRRHFGSERAHI; encoded by the exons ATGGATAACGTGGACGTAGAATTTTTGATAAGTTTAGTAGAAGCGAGACCATCTTTATGGgataaaaccaataataattataaagataAACATTTAAAAGCGGCGGCATGGAGAGAAATATGTTGTCTGTTATTTGAAAATTTCGAGGAACTGGAGCAAATCGAACAACAAAACATTG GGAGATTGCTGATTAAAAGATGGACACATATTCGAGATGCGTGGACAAAATCATTGAAGAAACAAAAGAATAAAACAGCATCTGGTTCTGCTAAGAAACCAAGACTCTATTTGTACCATGAAAAAATGTCTTTCTTAATGAAAGTCATAGATATGACTGATGTTAATGAAAATACCGACAGTATAATAGATGATATTAGATGCGGACCGCAATTACCGATATCTGATGACAACAACAGTATAATAGATGATATTAAGGACGAACCGGACTTACCAATATCTGAGGACAATGACAGTATATTAGATGATATTGACTACGCCAGTCTAATAGATGATATTAAGAACGAACCGGACGATATAGATATAGATGCAAATAACCAAGAAAGTGAAATAGAGTCTACTACACCTAcgcgaaataaaaaaagaaaactgaatgAATTTAATGGAAAAACGACGAAGTTAATGGAACAGAACATGGCTCCTTATTACATTGTACCacaaaaacaagaagaaagccGCCATATGCAAAAGATGGCTTCTTCTAACATTGTACCACGAAAAGAAGAGGAAAGCCGCCATCTGACATTTTTTAGAAGTATTCTGCCCTCGGTACTTCCATTTGATGATGATGAAACCTTGGAATTGCAATGCGGAGTAATACAATTGATtcaaaagatcaaagaaaaaaggcGACATTTTGGGTCGGAACGTGCACACATTTAG